A window of Leptospira dzoumogneensis genomic DNA:
TAAGGAAAAATCATTGATCGCTCTTGCAGTTGCGCATGTAGTACAATGCCCATATTGTATTGACGCTTATACTACCGACAGTGTAGAAAAAGGTGTAACCGAAGAACAGATCTGGGAAGCGATCCACGTAGGTGCGGCTATCCGCGGTGGAGCGAGCCTAGTTCATAGTGTCCAGGCATTAAATAAAGTAAAAGAACTCGGTATATAAGGAGTTTCTAAAGTATGAGATCCCTATTAGCAAGAGGGAGCGAGCTCGCTTCTTCCAAAGAACAATTGAAAATTCTTACGGAAGTTTCCGGAAAACTGGATCTGCCTAGTTTCTCGGACAAATTAAAAGAAGCGGCACTCTATCCTTTGCGCCCTACGGGGGTGGACATACTACAAGTGAACGTGGGGAAACTCTGCAATCAGACCTGTAAACATTGTCATGTGGATGCCGGTCCGGATCGCAGAGAGATCATGAACAGGGAAACCATGGAGGAATGTTTGGTGGCCTTGGCGACTCCTGGTGTGAACACCTTGGACATCACGGGAGGAGCTCCCGAGATGAATCCTAATTTTAGATGGTTCGTAGAAGAAGCTTCCAAATTAGGGAAGAAGATCATGATCCGCTGTAATCTTACCATACTTCTCGCCGGAGAAAAATACAGGGACCTTCCTGAATTTTTTGCGGAACATAAGGTAGAAGTCGTTTCCAGTCTTCCATATTTCCAAAAGAGAAGGACCGATGCCCAAAGGGGAGAAGGTGTATTCGATCGTTCTATAGAAGCATTAAGAAAATTGAATTCTCTCGGATACGGTATCCCCGATTCCGATCTAGTATTAAATTTAGTTTATAATCCTGTGGGTTCTTTCCTCGCGGGAGGGCAATCCACAT
This region includes:
- the arsS gene encoding arsenosugar biosynthesis radical SAM (seleno)protein ArsS (Some members of this family are selenoproteins.) encodes the protein MRSLLARGSELASSKEQLKILTEVSGKLDLPSFSDKLKEAALYPLRPTGVDILQVNVGKLCNQTCKHCHVDAGPDRREIMNRETMEECLVALATPGVNTLDITGGAPEMNPNFRWFVEEASKLGKKIMIRCNLTILLAGEKYRDLPEFFAEHKVEVVSSLPYFQKRRTDAQRGEGVFDRSIEALRKLNSLGYGIPDSDLVLNLVYNPVGSFLAGGQSTLENDFKKELKQVYDVQFNSLFALSNMPISRFLESLLESGNLEAYLEKLVTAFNPVAAAGVMCRNTLSVGWDGSLYDCDFNQMLDMKIEGKISKISEFNKSVLDSREILLHQHCYGCTAGAGSSCGGSIA
- a CDS encoding arsenosugar biosynthesis-associated peroxidase-like protein, with the translated sequence MAQETTYYKPEDLKKFGNIGEFEPDLAKKFFDYYGAVFADGALSAKEKSLIALAVAHVVQCPYCIDAYTTDSVEKGVTEEQIWEAIHVGAAIRGGASLVHSVQALNKVKELGI